Proteins encoded together in one Mycobacterium simiae window:
- a CDS encoding thioesterase family protein codes for MTALFTAAMSLREAEPGIYQGELDKRWTIGPKVHGGAMLALCANAARHACAEAGHEPVAVSASFLWAPDPGPMRLVTALRKRGRRISVVDVELVQGDRTAVHAVVNLGAPEHFSSNGAAAPLLTANPVADLMAPEPPDDIEPIGPGHPLAGLVHLGEGCDVRPLLSTMGPSTDGRPPVLQMWARPRGVAPDGLFALMCGDLSAPVTFAVERTGWAPTIQLTAFLRALPADGWLRVICTCLEIGHDWFDEDHIVVDSLGRLVVQSRQLALVPAPR; via the coding sequence ATGACCGCGTTATTCACCGCCGCGATGAGCCTGCGGGAGGCCGAGCCGGGTATTTACCAGGGCGAACTCGACAAGCGCTGGACCATCGGTCCCAAGGTGCATGGCGGCGCGATGCTCGCCCTGTGCGCCAACGCCGCCCGGCACGCCTGTGCCGAGGCCGGCCACGAACCCGTGGCGGTGTCGGCGAGCTTCTTGTGGGCGCCCGACCCGGGGCCGATGCGGTTGGTCACCGCGCTGCGCAAGCGTGGCCGGCGGATCAGCGTCGTCGACGTCGAGCTCGTCCAGGGCGACCGCACCGCCGTCCATGCGGTGGTCAATCTCGGTGCCCCAGAACACTTTTCGTCGAACGGCGCGGCGGCGCCGCTGCTGACGGCGAACCCGGTGGCGGATCTGATGGCGCCGGAACCGCCCGACGACATCGAACCGATCGGTCCGGGCCATCCGCTGGCCGGCCTGGTGCATCTGGGTGAGGGCTGCGACGTGCGGCCGCTGCTGTCCACGATGGGGCCCAGCACCGACGGGCGGCCGCCGGTGCTGCAGATGTGGGCGCGGCCCCGCGGCGTGGCTCCCGACGGGCTTTTCGCGCTGATGTGCGGGGATCTGTCCGCACCGGTGACCTTCGCCGTGGAGCGCACCGGCTGGGCGCCGACGATCCAGCTCACCGCGTTCTTGCGGGCGCTGCCGGCCGATGGCTGGCTGCGCGTGATCTGCACCTGCCTCGAGATCGGGCACGACTGGTTCGACGAAGACCACATCGTCGTCGACAGCTTGGGCCGGCTCGTCGTCCAGTCACGACAGCTCGCCCTGGTGCCCGCGCCGCGGTAA
- a CDS encoding sugar phosphate isomerase/epimerase family protein → MRPAIKVGLSTASVYPLRAEAAFEYAARLGYDGVELMVWSESVSQDIGAVLKLSRRYQVPVLSVHAPCLLISQRVWGSNPIPKLERSVRAAEELGAQTVVVHPPFRWQRRYAEGFSQQVRSLEASSDVMVAVENMFPFRADRFFGADQSRERMRRRGGGPGPAISAFSPSFDPLDGNHAHYTLDLSHTSTAGSDALDMAQRMGTGLVHLHLCDGSGRPSDEHLVPGRGTQPTAEVCQRLAAGHFAGHVILEVSTSSARSANEREAMLAESLQFARTHLLR, encoded by the coding sequence GTGCGCCCCGCGATCAAAGTTGGCCTGTCCACGGCGTCGGTCTACCCGCTCAGAGCCGAGGCGGCGTTCGAGTATGCGGCCAGGCTCGGCTACGACGGCGTCGAGTTGATGGTGTGGAGCGAGTCGGTCAGCCAGGACATCGGTGCCGTACTGAAGCTATCCCGGCGCTACCAGGTGCCGGTGCTTTCGGTGCACGCGCCGTGCCTGTTGATTTCGCAACGCGTGTGGGGATCCAACCCGATTCCGAAGCTGGAACGCAGCGTGCGCGCCGCCGAGGAGCTCGGCGCCCAAACCGTCGTCGTGCATCCACCGTTTCGCTGGCAACGGCGTTACGCCGAGGGATTCAGCCAGCAGGTGCGGTCGCTGGAGGCCTCCAGCGACGTGATGGTGGCCGTGGAGAACATGTTCCCGTTCCGGGCGGACCGATTTTTCGGTGCCGACCAATCGCGGGAGCGGATGCGCCGCCGCGGCGGCGGCCCGGGGCCGGCAATCTCGGCGTTCTCGCCGTCCTTCGACCCGCTGGACGGTAACCACGCGCACTACACACTGGACCTGTCGCACACCTCGACCGCGGGCAGCGACGCGCTGGACATGGCGCAGCGGATGGGGACCGGTTTAGTGCATCTGCATCTGTGCGACGGCAGCGGTCGGCCTTCCGACGAGCATCTGGTGCCCGGGCGCGGCACCCAGCCGACAGCGGAGGTGTGCCAGCGGCTGGCCGCCGGTCATTTCGCCGGCCATGTCATCCTCGAGGTGTCCACGTCCAGCGCGCGCTCGGCCAACGAGCGTGAGGCCATGCTTGCCGAGTCGCTGCAATTCGCTCGCACGCATCTGCTGCGATGA
- a CDS encoding Ppx/GppA family phosphatase, which yields MRLGVLDVGSNTVHLLVVDAHRGGHPTPMSSTKATLRLAEATDSSGKITKRGAEKLISTIDEFAKIALSSGCAELMAFATSAVRDAENSDEVLSRVRKETGVELRVLTGVDESRLTFLAVRRWYGWSAGRIINLDIGGGSLELSSGVDEEPEVALSLPLGAGRLTREWLPDDPPGRRRVAMLRDWLDAELADASVAVLEAGGPDLAVATSKTFRSLARLTGAAPSAAGPRVKRTLTANGLRQLISFISRMTTADRAELEGVSAERAPQIVAGALVAEASMRALAIDTVDICPWALREGLILRKLDSEADGTALVETSVRNAGGQADRNTNRSRGDKP from the coding sequence GTGCGATTAGGCGTGCTTGACGTGGGCAGCAACACGGTGCATCTGTTGGTGGTCGATGCCCACCGCGGGGGGCACCCGACGCCGATGAGTTCGACGAAGGCCACTCTGCGGTTGGCCGAGGCCACCGATAGCTCCGGCAAGATCACCAAGCGCGGTGCCGAGAAACTGATCTCCACCATCGACGAGTTCGCCAAAATCGCGCTCAGCTCCGGGTGCGCCGAGCTGATGGCGTTTGCCACCTCGGCCGTCCGCGACGCCGAGAACTCCGACGAGGTACTCAGCCGGGTCCGCAAGGAGACCGGTGTCGAGCTGCGGGTACTGACCGGCGTGGACGAGTCGCGGCTGACCTTCCTGGCGGTGCGCCGCTGGTACGGCTGGAGCGCCGGGCGAATCATCAACCTCGACATCGGCGGCGGCTCGTTAGAGCTATCCAGCGGCGTCGACGAGGAACCCGAAGTCGCGCTGTCGCTGCCGCTGGGCGCGGGCCGGTTGACTCGGGAGTGGCTGCCCGACGACCCGCCGGGCCGGCGCCGGGTGGCGATGCTGCGCGACTGGCTGGACGCCGAGCTGGCCGACGCCAGCGTGGCCGTGCTGGAGGCCGGCGGACCCGACCTCGCGGTGGCGACGTCGAAGACGTTCCGGTCGTTGGCGCGGCTCACGGGCGCGGCACCGTCGGCCGCCGGACCACGGGTGAAACGGACACTGACGGCCAACGGCCTCAGGCAACTCATATCTTTCATCTCTAGGATGACCACCGCTGACCGGGCCGAATTGGAAGGAGTGAGCGCCGAGCGCGCACCGCAGATCGTGGCGGGTGCGTTGGTGGCGGAGGCGAGCATGCGAGCGCTGGCGATCGACACGGTGGACATCTGCCCGTGGGCATTACGGGAAGGTCTCATCTTGCGCAAGCTCGACAGCGAAGCCGACGGAACCGCCCTCGTGGAGACCTCGGTGCGCAATGCTGGAGGCCAGGCAGATCGGAACACCAACCGATCGAGAGGCGACAAACCATGA
- a CDS encoding FadR/GntR family transcriptional regulator: MNQSNVLQPPDRQRVDEQITASIADAILDGAFPPGSALPPERELAEQLGVNRTSLRQGLARLQQMGLIEARHGSGNVVRDPQELTHPAVVEALIRRLGPEFLVELLEIRAALGPLIGRLAAQRSGPEGDEALRDALAAVRDARGAGALQAADLAYFRVLIHGTRNRALGLLYRWVDDAFGGREHELTRAYDDPEPVLADLGEITEAVLARDAAAAAAAVQTYLTASGLRMVAAYRSQAT, translated from the coding sequence ATGAACCAGTCAAATGTGCTGCAGCCGCCAGACCGCCAACGGGTGGACGAGCAGATCACCGCCTCGATCGCCGACGCCATCCTCGACGGTGCGTTTCCGCCGGGCTCGGCGCTGCCGCCGGAACGCGAGCTGGCCGAGCAGCTCGGCGTCAACCGCACGTCGTTGCGGCAGGGTCTGGCCCGGCTGCAGCAGATGGGCCTGATCGAGGCGCGCCACGGCAGCGGCAATGTGGTGCGCGACCCGCAAGAGCTGACGCATCCGGCGGTGGTCGAGGCGCTGATCCGCAGATTGGGCCCCGAGTTCCTGGTCGAGCTGCTCGAGATCCGCGCCGCGCTCGGCCCGCTGATCGGCCGTTTGGCGGCGCAACGGTCCGGGCCCGAAGGTGACGAGGCGTTACGGGACGCGTTGGCAGCGGTGCGCGACGCCCGCGGCGCCGGGGCACTACAAGCTGCCGACCTGGCCTACTTCCGCGTGCTCATCCACGGCACGCGCAACCGTGCCCTGGGCTTGCTCTACCGCTGGGTGGACGACGCCTTCGGCGGCCGGGAACACGAACTCACCCGCGCCTACGACGATCCGGAACCCGTGCTGGCCGACCTGGGGGAGATCACCGAGGCGGTACTGGCGCGCGACGCCGCCGCGGCTGCCGCGGCCGTCCAGACATACCTGACGGCCAGCGGGCTGCGCATGGTCGCGGCCTACCGCTCGCAGGCCACCTGA
- a CDS encoding GMC family oxidoreductase encodes MSRARSALFAFGSALLPEEHGGPPSSQLADRVERYLTQLPATTRLAVRAGLLGVNAASYLTTGRPLSRLDPGRRDQVLHRLGGLSLDAGVAIEAFKAIVLLANGADTFAPELLSRAQARDSARPDAPLTVISSADSRSVITADAVIVGSGAGGAMVARTLARAGLDTVVLEEGRRWTVAEFRTTHPMDRYAGLYRGAGATVALGRPSIITPIGRAVGGTTVVNSGTCFRPPDSVQRRWYGQYGLALADPDRLTPHLEEVERTLQVAPVPLQIMGRNGHLLLDAAATLGWDAAPIPRNAPGCGGCCQCAIGCPRNAKFGVHLNALPQACAAGARIITRARVERVLHHDGRARGVRARRPDGTAIDILADTVVVSAGATETPVLLRRSGLGAHPRLGRNLALHPATVLAGRFDDDVLAWRGVLQSAAVHQFHESDGVLIEATSTPPGMGSMIYPGYGAQLLRWLDRAPQVATFGAMIADRGVGSVSSVRGQPVMRYNIARADLAKLTIAVEAMGRLLFAAGAVEVLTGLPGAMTVASLPALREALSRSDPRRLHLAAFHPTGTAAAGADPQACPVDQCGRLRGVDGVWVADASILPSCPEVNPQLSIMALALAVAGEVVGAR; translated from the coding sequence ATGAGCCGGGCGCGGTCGGCGTTGTTCGCGTTCGGCAGCGCGCTGCTGCCCGAGGAACACGGCGGCCCGCCATCGAGTCAACTGGCCGACCGCGTCGAGCGCTATCTCACCCAGTTGCCCGCCACGACACGGCTGGCGGTGCGGGCCGGACTGCTGGGCGTGAACGCGGCGAGCTACCTCACCACCGGTCGTCCGCTGTCGCGCCTCGACCCCGGCCGGCGCGATCAAGTGCTGCACCGACTCGGCGGGCTCAGCCTGGACGCCGGAGTCGCCATCGAAGCCTTTAAGGCTATCGTGTTGCTCGCCAACGGCGCCGATACCTTTGCACCAGAATTACTTTCGCGTGCCCAGGCACGAGATTCGGCACGACCCGACGCGCCGTTGACGGTCATTTCGTCGGCCGATAGCCGCTCTGTCATCACCGCCGATGCGGTGATCGTCGGATCCGGCGCCGGCGGGGCCATGGTGGCCCGCACCCTGGCGCGAGCCGGCCTGGACACCGTGGTCCTCGAGGAGGGACGCCGGTGGACAGTCGCGGAATTCCGCACCACGCACCCGATGGACCGCTACGCCGGGCTGTACCGCGGCGCCGGCGCCACCGTCGCGCTGGGCCGCCCCTCCATCATCACGCCCATCGGTCGGGCAGTCGGCGGCACCACCGTGGTGAACTCCGGAACATGTTTCCGCCCACCGGATTCCGTGCAACGTCGCTGGTACGGCCAATACGGTCTCGCCCTGGCCGACCCGGACCGGCTGACCCCGCATCTCGAAGAAGTCGAGCGCACCCTGCAGGTTGCGCCGGTGCCTCTGCAGATCATGGGCCGCAACGGACACCTACTGCTGGACGCCGCGGCAACACTGGGCTGGGACGCCGCGCCCATCCCCCGCAATGCACCGGGATGCGGGGGCTGTTGCCAATGCGCGATCGGCTGCCCGCGCAACGCCAAGTTCGGCGTGCACCTCAATGCGCTGCCGCAGGCCTGCGCCGCGGGTGCGCGGATCATTACGCGGGCCCGCGTCGAGCGGGTGCTGCACCACGACGGTCGCGCCCGCGGTGTGCGGGCCCGTCGACCCGACGGCACCGCGATCGACATCCTCGCCGACACCGTCGTCGTGTCGGCCGGCGCTACCGAAACACCGGTTCTGTTGCGCCGCAGCGGGCTTGGCGCGCACCCGCGCCTTGGGCGAAACCTTGCGCTGCATCCCGCGACGGTGCTCGCGGGCCGATTCGACGACGACGTCCTAGCCTGGCGCGGCGTACTGCAGAGCGCCGCCGTGCACCAGTTTCACGAGTCGGACGGGGTGCTGATCGAAGCCACCTCGACACCACCCGGCATGGGCTCGATGATCTACCCCGGGTACGGCGCCCAGCTGCTCAGGTGGCTCGACCGAGCGCCTCAAGTCGCGACGTTCGGCGCCATGATCGCCGATCGCGGGGTCGGCTCCGTTTCCTCGGTGCGCGGCCAACCGGTGATGCGCTACAACATCGCCCGGGCAGACCTCGCCAAGCTGACGATCGCGGTCGAGGCCATGGGCCGACTCTTGTTCGCGGCAGGAGCCGTTGAGGTGCTCACCGGCTTACCCGGGGCGATGACCGTGGCGTCGCTGCCCGCGTTGCGTGAGGCGCTGAGCCGCAGCGACCCGCGACGCCTGCACCTGGCCGCCTTTCACCCGACCGGTACGGCGGCCGCCGGCGCCGACCCGCAGGCTTGCCCCGTCGATCAGTGCGGACGGCTCCGCGGCGTCGACGGTGTGTGGGTGGCCGATGCGTCGATCCTGCCCAGCTGCCCGGAGGTGAATCCGCAGCTGTCGATCATGGCGCTGGCATTGGCGGTGGCCGGTGAGGTGGTCGGCGCGCGCTGA
- the regX gene encoding two-component sensory transduction protein RegX, whose translation MTSVLIVEDEESLADPLAFLLRKEGFEATVVTDGQAALAEFDRAGADIVLLDLMLPGMSGTDVCKQLRSRSGVPVIMVTARDSEIDKVVGLELGADDYVTKPYSARELIARIRAVLRRGGDDDSEISDGVLESGPVRMDVERHVVSVNGDTITLPLKEFDLLEYLMRNSGRVLTRGQLIDRVWGADYVGDTKTLDVHVKRLRSKIEADPANPVHLVTVRGLGYKLEG comes from the coding sequence ATGACCAGCGTGCTGATCGTGGAAGACGAGGAGTCGCTGGCCGACCCGCTCGCTTTTCTGCTTCGCAAGGAGGGCTTTGAGGCCACCGTGGTGACCGATGGGCAGGCGGCGCTCGCCGAGTTCGACCGGGCCGGCGCCGACATCGTGCTGCTGGATCTGATGCTGCCCGGCATGTCCGGCACCGACGTGTGTAAGCAGCTGCGGTCGCGCTCCGGCGTGCCGGTGATCATGGTGACAGCCCGCGACAGTGAGATCGACAAGGTGGTCGGCCTGGAGCTGGGCGCCGACGACTACGTGACCAAGCCGTATTCGGCTCGCGAGCTCATCGCGCGGATTCGGGCGGTGCTGCGCCGGGGCGGCGACGACGACTCCGAGATCAGCGACGGCGTTTTGGAGTCCGGGCCGGTGCGGATGGACGTGGAGCGGCACGTGGTGTCGGTCAACGGTGACACAATTACTTTGCCGCTCAAGGAATTTGATCTACTCGAATATCTGATGCGCAACAGTGGCCGGGTGCTCACCCGGGGGCAGCTGATCGATCGGGTCTGGGGCGCTGATTACGTCGGGGACACCAAGACGCTCGACGTCCACGTCAAGCGGCTGCGATCCAAGATCGAAGCCGACCCCGCCAATCCGGTGCACCTGGTGACCGTGCGCGGGCTGGGCTACAAGCTCGAAGGCTAG
- a CDS encoding sensor histidine kinase: MTVFSALLLAGVLSVLALAVGVAAGTRLSARVVRRRQRATTESTGITVAEMLQQIVTLMPLGAAVVDSHRDVVYLNQRAKELGLVRDRQLDDEAWDAAQLALDGEEIEFDLQPAKRAAAGRSGISVHGQARLLSEEDRRFAVVFVHDQSDYARMEATRRDFVANVSHELKTPVGAMALLAEALLASADDSETVRRFAEKVLIEANRLGDMVAELIELSRLQGAERLPNVTAVDVDTVVSEAIARHKVAADNAKIEVRTDAPTGLRVLGDQTLLVTALANLVSNAIAYSPAGSPVSISRRRRGDNIEIAVTDRGIGIALEDQERVFERFFRGDKARSRATGGSGLGLAIVKHVAANHDGSIGVWSKPGTGSTFTLSIPAYRDSAGDEEPEQPRAREARPSRSQREEELSR; this comes from the coding sequence GTGACCGTGTTCTCGGCGCTGTTGCTGGCCGGGGTCTTGTCAGTGCTTGCGCTGGCCGTTGGTGTGGCGGCCGGCACTCGATTGTCCGCACGGGTGGTGCGCCGCAGGCAGCGAGCGACGACCGAATCGACCGGTATCACCGTCGCAGAGATGCTGCAGCAAATCGTCACGCTGATGCCGTTAGGCGCGGCTGTGGTGGATTCCCATCGCGACGTGGTCTACCTCAACCAACGGGCCAAGGAATTGGGCCTGGTGCGCGACCGCCAGCTCGACGACGAAGCGTGGGACGCGGCGCAGCTGGCGCTCGACGGCGAGGAGATTGAGTTCGATCTGCAACCCGCCAAACGTGCCGCCGCCGGCCGGTCGGGGATTTCGGTACATGGGCAGGCCCGGCTGCTCAGCGAGGAAGACCGCAGGTTCGCGGTGGTCTTTGTGCACGACCAATCCGACTATGCGCGTATGGAGGCGACCAGGCGCGACTTCGTGGCCAATGTCAGCCACGAACTCAAGACCCCGGTCGGTGCCATGGCCCTGCTCGCCGAGGCATTGTTGGCGTCGGCGGACGACTCCGAAACCGTGCGCCGGTTCGCCGAAAAGGTACTCATCGAGGCAAACCGGCTGGGGGACATGGTTGCCGAGCTCATCGAGCTGTCCAGGCTGCAGGGTGCGGAACGGTTGCCCAATGTCACCGCTGTCGACGTCGATACCGTTGTATCCGAAGCGATCGCGCGGCACAAGGTGGCAGCCGACAATGCCAAGATCGAGGTTCGCACCGACGCGCCTACGGGGTTGCGGGTGCTGGGGGACCAAACACTGTTGGTGACGGCGCTGGCCAATTTGGTCTCCAATGCGATCGCCTATTCGCCTGCGGGCTCGCCGGTGTCGATCAGCCGCCGCCGCCGCGGCGACAACATCGAGATTGCGGTCACCGACCGCGGAATCGGGATTGCGTTAGAGGACCAGGAGCGAGTCTTCGAGCGGTTTTTCCGGGGGGACAAGGCGCGTTCGCGAGCCACCGGCGGCAGTGGGCTGGGGTTGGCGATCGTCAAACACGTTGCCGCCAATCACGACGGCAGCATCGGCGTGTGGAGCAAGCCGGGAACCGGGTCGACGTTCACGTTGTCCATCCCGGCTTATCGCGACAGCGCCGGCGACGAAGAACCCGAGCAACCCCGGGCTCGCGAGGCGCGGCCCAGCAGGTCCCAACGAGAGGAAGAACTGAGTCGATGA
- a CDS encoding phosphoglyceromutase — protein sequence MADTATLVLLRHGESEWNSLNLFTGWVDVGLTEKGRAEAVRSGELLTEHNLLPDVLYTSLLRRAITTAHLALDTADRLWIPVHRSWRLNERHYGALQGLDKAETKARYGDDQFMAWRRSYDTPPPPIEKGSKYSQDADPRYADIGGGPLTECLADVVVRFLPYFTDVIVPDLRVGRTVLIVAHGNSLRALVKHLDQISDEQIPGLNIPTGIPLRYDLDADLRPVVPGGTYLDPDAAAAGAAAVANQGSR from the coding sequence ATGGCTGACACCGCGACGCTGGTATTACTTCGCCACGGCGAGAGCGAATGGAACTCGCTGAACCTGTTCACCGGATGGGTCGACGTCGGCCTCACCGAGAAGGGCCGGGCCGAGGCGGTGCGTAGCGGCGAGCTGCTGACCGAACACAATTTGCTGCCCGACGTGCTGTATACGTCGTTGTTGCGCCGCGCGATCACCACGGCCCACCTGGCGCTGGATACCGCGGATCGGCTATGGATCCCGGTACATCGCAGCTGGCGGCTCAACGAGCGCCACTATGGCGCATTGCAAGGCCTGGACAAGGCCGAAACCAAGGCGCGCTACGGCGACGACCAATTCATGGCCTGGCGGCGCAGTTACGACACTCCGCCGCCGCCCATCGAGAAGGGCAGCAAATACAGCCAGGACGCCGACCCGCGTTATGCCGACATCGGCGGCGGCCCGCTCACCGAATGCCTGGCCGACGTGGTGGTGCGGTTCCTGCCCTACTTCACCGACGTCATCGTCCCGGATCTGCGGGTCGGGCGGACGGTGCTGATCGTCGCGCACGGAAACTCGCTGCGGGCGCTGGTCAAGCACCTCGATCAGATTTCCGACGAACAGATCCCCGGGCTGAACATTCCCACCGGCATTCCGCTGCGCTACGACCTGGACGCCGACCTGCGTCCGGTGGTGCCGGGCGGTACCTATCTCGACCCGGATGCGGCCGCCGCCGGCGCGGCCGCGGTAGCCAACCAGGGTAGCCGGTAG
- a CDS encoding type III secretion system chaperone family protein, with the protein MRPGAALVTAAVQQVIERALQASDLTYSKHQGAHGGLPGLVVELPGERRLKTNTILSIGEHSVRVEAFVCRKPDENHEGVYRFLLKRNRRLYGVAYTLDNVGDIYLVGRMSLASVDAEEIDRVLGQVLEAVDSDFNTLLELGFRSSIQKEWDWRVSRGESLKNLEAFTHLIEDDDR; encoded by the coding sequence ATGCGGCCTGGAGCGGCGCTAGTGACGGCGGCGGTCCAACAGGTGATTGAGCGGGCCCTACAGGCCAGCGATCTGACGTATTCGAAACATCAAGGGGCACATGGGGGTTTGCCCGGCCTGGTCGTGGAGCTGCCCGGCGAGCGCAGGCTCAAGACCAACACCATCTTGAGCATCGGTGAGCACTCGGTGCGCGTCGAGGCGTTCGTGTGCCGAAAGCCCGACGAAAATCACGAGGGCGTCTACCGGTTCCTGTTAAAGCGCAATCGACGGCTCTACGGCGTCGCGTACACACTCGACAACGTCGGCGACATCTATCTGGTGGGGCGGATGTCGCTGGCATCGGTAGACGCCGAGGAGATCGACCGCGTGCTCGGGCAGGTCCTGGAAGCGGTGGACTCGGACTTCAACACCTTGCTGGAACTAGGCTTTCGGTCCTCGATCCAAAAAGAGTGGGACTGGCGCGTCTCGCGGGGGGAGTCGCTGAAGAATCTGGAAGCTTTCACCCACCTGATCGAGGATGACGACCGTTAG
- the mshA gene encoding D-inositol-3-phosphate glycosyltransferase, producing MRHDEVLRNNPRRVALLAVHTSPLAQPGTGDAGGMNVYVLQSALHLARRGIEVEIFTRATASADPPVVEVEPGVLVRNVVAGPFEGLDKYDLPTQLCAFAAGVLRAEASHDAGYYDIVHSHYWLSGQVGWLARDRWAVPLVHTAHTLAAVKNAALAVGDSPEPPLRAVGEQQVVDEADRLIVNTDDEAQQLISIHHANPEAIDVVHPGVDLQVFRPGDRRAARAALGFALDEPIVAFVGRIQPLKAPDIVLRAAAKLPGVRIVVAGGPSGSGLATPDGLVRLAGDLGITDRVTFLPPQSREALATLFHAANLVAVPSYSESFGLVAVEAQACGTPVVAAAVGGLPVAVRDGVTGSLVTGHDVDDWAQALDEVLALDGTPRGKAMSRAAAAHAATFSWENTTDSLLASYRRAIGDFGTARQRRVSVTLDRAAARKPRRWTPRQGVGA from the coding sequence GTGCGGCACGACGAGGTCCTCCGAAACAATCCGCGCCGGGTCGCGCTGTTAGCAGTGCACACGTCCCCCCTGGCGCAGCCCGGCACCGGCGACGCCGGCGGGATGAATGTGTACGTGCTGCAAAGTGCATTGCACCTAGCCAGGCGGGGTATCGAGGTCGAAATCTTTACCCGTGCCACCGCCTCGGCCGACCCGCCGGTCGTGGAGGTTGAGCCCGGCGTGCTGGTACGCAACGTGGTGGCGGGGCCGTTCGAGGGCCTGGACAAATACGATCTGCCCACCCAGCTGTGTGCGTTCGCGGCCGGGGTGCTGCGCGCCGAAGCGTCGCATGACGCCGGTTACTACGACATCGTGCACTCGCACTACTGGCTCTCCGGGCAGGTCGGCTGGCTGGCCCGGGACCGGTGGGCGGTGCCGCTGGTGCACACCGCGCACACCCTTGCGGCGGTGAAAAACGCGGCACTGGCCGTCGGCGACTCGCCCGAGCCTCCGCTGCGCGCGGTGGGTGAGCAGCAGGTGGTGGACGAGGCGGACCGGCTGATCGTCAACACCGACGACGAGGCGCAGCAATTAATCTCGATTCACCACGCGAACCCCGAGGCGATCGACGTCGTTCATCCCGGCGTGGACCTGCAGGTGTTCCGCCCCGGTGATCGCCGCGCCGCCCGGGCTGCGCTGGGGTTTGCGCTCGACGAACCGATCGTCGCGTTCGTCGGACGCATCCAACCGCTGAAAGCACCCGACATCGTGCTGCGGGCGGCGGCGAAACTGCCGGGGGTGCGGATCGTGGTCGCCGGTGGGCCGTCGGGCAGCGGTTTAGCAACCCCGGACGGGCTGGTGCGCCTGGCCGGCGACCTCGGCATCACGGATCGGGTGACATTCCTGCCGCCGCAGTCCCGCGAGGCCCTCGCCACCCTGTTTCACGCCGCGAATCTTGTTGCGGTGCCCAGCTATTCGGAGTCGTTCGGTTTGGTCGCCGTGGAGGCGCAGGCCTGTGGCACGCCGGTGGTGGCCGCCGCGGTCGGGGGCTTGCCGGTGGCCGTGCGCGACGGCGTCACCGGCTCGCTGGTGACCGGTCACGACGTCGACGACTGGGCGCAGGCGCTCGACGAAGTGCTGGCCCTGGACGGTACCCCGCGAGGTAAGGCGATGAGCCGGGCCGCCGCGGCGCACGCCGCGACGTTCTCCTGGGAGAACACCACCGACTCGCTGCTGGCCAGTTACCGGCGGGCCATCGGCGATTTCGGCACCGCCCGGCAGCGCCGGGTCAGCGTGACGCTGGATCGTGCGGCGGCGCGCAAACCACGCCGGTGGACTCCGCGCCAGGGGGTCGGCGCATGA